In the Clostridium sporogenes genome, one interval contains:
- a CDS encoding M60 family metallopeptidase: MKGFTKFLMLQVLFICAIFGSGTKVYADEVKQKELYNLENPTWLRKTGLSKGLGHDKQDLGIILPANVQLTIKQVNPNFKGNLTVRLLNDNNQHETSKAFNQSAITISTPYSSVPFVDTVYGGSEKPKIEYKVTGNMQTLPIYKKGQNEQTFFNQWDKASAPFALVIDDYFQLLVPQKDKAYMKKMKDFSSINQLILYYHEIFEYYNNLAGISFNTNIQTNKNVPNKYFIKADKSGPGGGYYGGNHTAETSDSVASFWLSKGWGALHEIGHGYQDDFNRGEVWNNIYAHSLQKKDPDVNIFTSGWLYDYGRKSSVDNNVNKLWHQDKAAFNTWGLREQLYGYILLKDKAGDASFTHFNQEYRKLANTPGFNTSDYKQFDLISKYYGEISKLDFTPVIESFGGAMTDWQKEENRYKNYKPVAPLNEVVPANEVSKIQQSLKLETPLSLVTTDDLATTGLKGNVTLNFKIDDFNQIKNQTLYIMNGEKEVKKVAITNQTISLGQLPAGIYTIYSTNSSNKSYTLDSHYLKVKEANNNVTLNYKLRTRSTLVNQEIDFLGISDSLFATANVDLENEKLNMKVFDKSPHYYFPNEEYVKIEILDKNNNVTYRKSITGTNAVLENSSQTLKEGYKIRVYHCEPSRLKIRDNKTALTNNKTNTLVVTSQGLKNESLNQNLNQELAGRIDSFADKIYAEKLMVKSDCAKAKIEIKLAIDALAEPLKSEMLKKYKDLLPDSTINKENPNEGSAFTFDFKGYNDQQFAKLDLNLDKLTSKLTVQNIKTHYYFNDSYASILIQDSNGQTVFYKDFIGNEVNDALVKDIPLKEGYYLTVKHREYSNRLFITNTDKNLDLDKGATNTYRISKNELKAINESDVPKPNKNPYLGKKFNITFKGLADWIFGELTLDLSSNEAKIDIKKGEPHVYFDDSYVSLSIKDNEGNIVYTKDFIGNKSNEALVKNISIKTGYYITIKHQESEGRLLITNLDNKLELEKGNSITYKITDDGLVKSSEDEITKLPENEWNANKSYNAGDKVSYKGKTYEAKWWSHGFAPDTKVQNSWDTPWKLIS; encoded by the coding sequence GTGAAAGGTTTCACGAAATTTTTAATGCTTCAAGTATTATTCATTTGCGCTATATTTGGAAGCGGGACAAAAGTTTATGCTGACGAAGTAAAACAAAAAGAACTTTATAATTTAGAAAATCCTACTTGGCTTAGAAAAACTGGTCTTTCTAAAGGTCTTGGCCATGATAAGCAGGATTTAGGTATAATTTTACCTGCAAATGTACAGCTAACAATTAAACAGGTAAATCCTAATTTTAAAGGAAACTTAACTGTAAGATTATTAAATGATAATAATCAACATGAAACATCTAAAGCATTTAATCAATCAGCAATTACCATATCAACTCCATACAGCTCTGTTCCATTTGTAGATACAGTTTATGGTGGTAGTGAAAAACCTAAAATTGAATATAAGGTAACTGGCAATATGCAGACTTTGCCTATCTATAAAAAAGGACAAAATGAGCAAACATTTTTTAATCAATGGGACAAAGCATCAGCTCCTTTTGCTTTAGTAATAGATGATTATTTTCAATTATTAGTTCCACAAAAGGATAAGGCTTATATGAAAAAAATGAAGGATTTTTCTTCTATTAATCAATTAATTCTTTATTATCATGAGATATTTGAATATTATAATAACTTAGCTGGAATTAGTTTTAATACAAATATTCAAACTAATAAAAATGTTCCTAATAAGTATTTTATAAAAGCTGATAAGAGTGGTCCTGGTGGCGGTTATTATGGAGGAAATCACACTGCAGAAACTTCAGATTCAGTAGCTAGTTTTTGGTTATCTAAAGGCTGGGGAGCCTTACATGAAATTGGTCATGGATATCAAGATGATTTTAATAGAGGGGAAGTTTGGAATAATATATATGCCCATAGTCTTCAGAAAAAAGATCCAGATGTAAATATTTTTACAAGTGGATGGTTATATGATTATGGTAGAAAAAGTTCTGTTGACAATAATGTAAATAAGCTTTGGCATCAAGATAAAGCAGCCTTTAATACTTGGGGATTAAGAGAGCAATTATATGGATATATACTTTTGAAGGATAAAGCTGGAGATGCTAGTTTTACGCATTTCAATCAAGAGTATCGTAAATTAGCAAATACTCCTGGTTTTAATACATCTGACTATAAACAATTTGATTTAATAAGTAAATACTATGGTGAAATAAGCAAACTAGATTTTACACCAGTTATAGAATCCTTTGGTGGAGCTATGACAGATTGGCAAAAGGAAGAAAATAGATACAAAAATTATAAACCTGTTGCACCATTAAATGAAGTTGTTCCTGCTAATGAAGTTTCTAAAATACAACAATCATTAAAACTTGAAACTCCATTATCTTTAGTAACCACAGATGATTTAGCTACAACTGGTCTAAAGGGAAATGTAACTTTAAATTTTAAAATTGATGATTTTAATCAAATTAAAAATCAAACTCTTTATATAATGAATGGAGAAAAAGAAGTTAAAAAAGTTGCTATTACAAATCAAACTATTTCTCTAGGTCAATTGCCAGCAGGTATTTATACTATTTACAGTACAAATAGTTCTAATAAATCATATACACTTGATAGCCATTATTTAAAAGTTAAAGAAGCTAATAATAATGTAACTTTAAATTATAAATTACGTACAAGAAGTACTTTAGTAAATCAAGAAATAGATTTCTTAGGAATATCTGATAGTTTGTTTGCTACAGCCAATGTAGATTTAGAAAATGAAAAATTGAATATGAAGGTTTTTGATAAATCACCACATTATTATTTCCCTAATGAAGAGTATGTTAAAATTGAAATATTAGATAAAAATAATAACGTTACCTATAGAAAATCAATTACTGGTACAAATGCAGTATTAGAAAATAGTAGCCAAACTTTAAAGGAAGGTTACAAAATTAGAGTATATCACTGTGAACCATCTCGTTTAAAAATTAGAGATAATAAAACTGCTCTTACTAATAATAAGACTAATACATTAGTTGTTACTAGCCAAGGACTCAAAAATGAAAGCTTAAATCAAAATTTAAATCAAGAATTAGCAGGAAGAATTGATAGTTTTGCAGATAAAATTTATGCTGAAAAGCTGATGGTTAAAAGTGATTGTGCAAAGGCTAAGATAGAGATAAAACTTGCAATAGATGCATTAGCAGAACCTTTAAAAAGTGAAATGTTAAAAAAATACAAGGACCTTTTGCCAGATTCAACAATAAACAAAGAAAATCCAAATGAAGGTTCAGCTTTTACATTTGATTTTAAAGGATATAATGATCAGCAGTTTGCTAAACTCGATTTAAATCTTGATAAATTAACTAGTAAACTTACTGTCCAAAATATAAAAACTCATTATTATTTTAATGACAGTTATGCATCAATTTTAATTCAAGACAGCAATGGACAAACTGTTTTTTATAAAGACTTTATTGGTAATGAAGTCAATGATGCTTTAGTAAAAGACATTCCTTTAAAAGAAGGATACTACTTAACAGTTAAACACAGAGAATATTCAAATAGACTTTTTATAACAAATACAGATAAAAATTTAGACCTTGATAAAGGAGCAACTAACACATATAGAATTAGTAAAAATGAATTAAAAGCAATTAATGAAAGTGATGTACCAAAGCCTAATAAAAATCCTTATTTAGGCAAGAAATTTAATATTACTTTTAAAGGTTTAGCAGATTGGATTTTTGGAGAATTAACCTTAGATTTATCATCTAATGAAGCAAAGATTGACATAAAAAAAGGTGAACCACATGTTTACTTTGATGATAGTTATGTATCACTTTCAATTAAAGATAATGAAGGAAATATTGTTTACACAAAGGACTTTATAGGAAATAAATCAAATGAAGCTTTAGTTAAAAATATTTCTATTAAGACTGGATACTATATTACAATAAAACACCAGGAATCAGAAGGTAGATTATTAATTACTAATTTAGATAATAAATTAGAGCTAGAAAAAGGTAATAGTATAACCTACAAAATTACAGATGATGGACTAGTAAAATCATCAGAAGATGAAATTACTAAATTACCTGAAAATGAATGGAACGCCAATAAAAGCTACAATGCAGGAGATAAAGTTAGCTATAAAGGAAAGACTTATGAAGCAAAATGGTGGTCACACGGTTTTGCTCCAGATACAAAAGTACAAAATTCATGGGATACGCCTTGGAAATTAATAAGTTAG